Below is a window of Senegalia massiliensis DNA.
TAAAAATTAGTATTACTCAAATGGTCATAAAAACTTAAGTACGTTTAATTTTACTATTTATTGTTATATTAACATAATCATAGTTTGAATTAATTTTTATTTAATACACATAATAATATGGCAGCAAAAATTTTAAAGGAGTGAAAACTTTGAAAAATAAAATGGGAAATAATCAAGGTAAAAATGCTAGACAAAGAGTTCAAGGAGTTACAGGCCAACTTCAATCTTCAGTAAGCGAATTAAATCAAGCTCTTTCTTCTGTAGAAAAGCCAGAAAACAAGCAAAAAATCCAAAACACTCTTAACTCAGTAAATAATGCATTACAATCTGCTAATGATACATTATCAAACTATAAAGAATAATATATTTATTTAAAAAGGAGCTTAGGCTCCTTTTTAAATTCTAAATATTACATTTGATTAATATTTAGAATTCTACTATAATATAAATATTAATCAAAGGAGGTGAGAATATTCGTGATAAATGGTCTTCAAATTTAGGTTTTATTTTAGCAGCATCTGGTTCTGCAATAGGTTTAGGTAATCTATGGAAATTTCCATATAATACTGGTTCAAATGGTGGCGGAGCTTTTGTTTTATTATATATATTATTTCTAGTAATTATAGGTATCCCTTTAATGCTTGCAGCCATAACTCTTGGACGAAAAACTGAATTATCTGTTTTTGGTGCATATAGAAGCATTGATAAAAGATGGGCTTTTGTTGGTACTCTAGCAATAATATGTGGTTTTATTATACTTGCCTTTTATTCTACTGTAGGAGGTTGGGTTATATTTTATCTAAAATCAGCAATAGTAGGTGATCTAAGTACCACTGATTCAGCATATTTAAATAGCCTTTTTGATAATTTACTTAATTCACCTATAGAATTATTGTCATATCAATTTATTTTCATGATAGCTACCATATTAATAGTTTTAAAAGGTATTAGTGGTGGAATTGAAAAAGCTTCAAAAATAATGATGCCGGCTTTATTCATAATGATTATAATTATAGCTGTAAGAAGTATTACTCTTAAAGGTGGTATAGAAGGTATAGAGTTTTTATTTGTACCTGACTTTTCGAAAATTAATATGAATGTAGCAATGAATGCTCTAGGTCAAGTATTCTTTTCAATTTCTATAGGAATAGGAACTATGATTACTTATGGAAGCTATCTAGATAAAAAAGATAACCTCTTATCTACAGCAACTCTTATTCCAGTGTTAGATACAATTATTGCTATACTCGCAGGACTTGCAATACTACCTGCCGTATTTGCCCTTGGTTTTGAGCCTACAGACGGTCCAAAACTTATGTTTGTAACATTACCTGCTGTATTTTCATCTATGCCATTTGGTTACTTTTTCAGCTTATTATTCTTTATATTAGTATTATTTGCAGCGCTTACTTCTTCTATATCAATGCTAGAAGTAGCTGTATCATATTTTGTAGATGAAAAAGGTAAAAAGAGAGTACCAACAACTATAATTACAGGTGGATTTATATTTTTACTTGGAGTACCCTCTTCACTTTCTCTTGGAGCTTGGTCATTTAAAGTATTAGGTAATTTAAACTTCTTTGACCTTTATGATAAATTAGCTTCAAATATACTTTTAACAACAGGTGCATTCTTACTTGCAATATTTGTAGGATGGGTTTTAACTCCAGAAAAAGCAATAGAAGAAATAGAGAGCTCTAAAATAGAATTTAAATTAGCTAAAATATGGTCTTTACTCATAAAATATGTAGTTCCTATTGCTATAGGTATAATATTAGTTAATTCTTATATAGATTTTATTAAATCAGTTCTTGGCATAGAATAAAATAATCCCTGCATATTAATATGCAGGGATTATTTTTATTTTAAGTATTTATCAAACCAATTAGTTATTTGTTCAAGTCTTTCTATTCTACTTTTTGGCTTACCACTTCTACTAAGTTCATGATTTTCATCTTTAAATATACATAATTTACTTTCAATATTATGATATTTAAGTGCTGTAAACATCTGTATCCCTTCAACTACCCAACATCTATAATCTTTTTCTCCATGAATAAAAAGCGTAGGTGTATTTACTTTATCTGCATATTTAAGGGGAGAATGCCACCATAATTTTTCATTATCACTCCAAGGAGTTTCACCAATTTGATCCTCTGTAAAGTAATATCCTATATCTGTAGTAGAATACATACTCGTCCAATTAGATATACTTCTTTGAGATGCAGCTGCCCTAAATCTACTAGTATGACCTATTATCCAATTTGTCATAAAACCTCCATAAGATCCACCTGTAACTCCTACCTTGTCTTTATCTATAAAAGAATACTGTTCAAGTACTTTATCAGTAAATTTCATTATATCATCATAATCAATTGTTCCATATTTCCCTCTAATATCTGCAAAATCATTTCCTTTTCCATCACTACCACGAGGATTACAGAAAAACACTACATAACCTTGATTTGCCCAATATTGCATTTCATGATAAAAAACATTTCCATATACAGTTTTTGGTCCTCCATGAATATCCAATATAGCTGGATACTTTTTACTTTTATCAAAATTAACAGGTTTAATTATGAATCCATCAATAGTAATCCCATCATTTTCTACACTATAATTTTCTACCTGGGATAATGTTCTTTCTTTTTGTAACCAGTTATTAAAATTAGATATCTGAATTTCTTCTTTTTCATCTAATTTATATATTTCTTGTAATTTTAAATCGCGAAGCCCTATAAAATATATTTCTCCATTTTTTACACTAAATCCATCTACTGAACCTTTATTCTTTACTAGCTTTTGTATATTACCATTCTCATCTATTCTATTTATATATGAACTGTCATTTTCTGTAGTAATAAAATAAAGATAATTTCCATCTGCCTTTACACTAGATGACGCACCATATCTTACATCTGAACCCACTGAATTCCATACACTTTTACCAAAATCAGGAGTTATACATTTCATTTCATCTTTATTTAAATCATAAGTATAAAACTTACCATTTTCATTTATACCATAATTTTTCATATTTGTAGCATTTATTATTAACTTATCATCTTTAATAAATCTAGCATAATCATATGAAAAACCATTACTATCTATATTTTTCAATTCATCATTTTTTATATCATAAATATATAAAGAATCAGTTAAGTCCATTTTATTTTCAAATTTATTAGATATAAATACTACTTTATCTTTATTATCATTTAATGAAAATTCACCTATATTTGTAATGTCATCTGTAAGAGCTTTATATTCTTCTTTTTCTAAATCATAAATATATAATCTGCTTCTTTTTTTATTCGTATAACCACTGCCATTAGACCAAAAAGGTATTTCATCTAATTCAATAAAACTTTTTTTATCTTTATTTTTATCTTCTTTATCATAGCTAGCTGTAAATATAAACTTATTCTCAGTTAATTTTTCAATATTAATTACATTTTTATCTATTTCAAAATACTTTTTGGCCTCTCCTCCATTTATATTTATTTTATAAAATTTAGTAATTTCTTTTTTTGTCTCTTTACTCTTATCTATTTCATCTCTATTGCTTGAAAATATTATCTCTTCATCATTTAACCATATAAATGAACTTTCCTTATCAAATGTAGTAATCTGTCTTAAATTTCCTTTATAATATAACCAAATATTAGATAAGTATTTATTTTCTTCTTTATCAATATTATGTACTACAAAAGCAAGTTTCCCTTTTTCTTTTCCATGTTTAATACCTGATAAAAACTTATACTTTGTAAAATCATCTAATTTTAACTTTTCCATAAAATTCCCCCTCTATTATTCTAATTTATATTATATAATAATATCAGAATTATTAAAACATTATAATATTTGAGAATTTAAATGACTTTTTAGAAAATTTAATATAAAATAATATTAAACTATATGAAAGGATGATAAAATGAACAATTTCAATGAATTATTAAAAAAATATGCTGATATTGCAATTAATATTGGTGTAAACATTCAAAAGGATCAAATTCTTTATATTAATGCTCCTATTGAAAGCAATGAATTTGTAAGAGCTCTTTCAAGATCTGCCTATGATGCAGGTGCACGTGATGTTATGGTTAATTGGAATGACGATGAATTAGCCCTTATAAGATTTTTAAATGCACCAGACAAAGCATTTAAAGAATTTCCACAATGGAAGGCAGATGGATTAGCAGAGCTTGCAAAGGATAATGCTGCTTTTATATCAATTACTGGTAATGATCCAGACATATTTAAAGATGTAGATCCTGAAAAAATGGCAACAGATACTAAAACAAAACTTAAAGCCCTTCAAGAATATAGAAAATATACAATGGCTAGCAAAGTAGCTTGGTGTGTTATAGCTGCTCCTTCAAAAGCATGGGCTAAAAAAGTTATAGGTATTGATGATAGTGAAAAAGCTATAGAAAAGCTTTGGGATAAAATATTTAAAATAGTTAGAGTAGATAGAGAAGAACCTGTAGAAGCATGGAAGGAACATACTACAAATTTAGAAAATAGAGTAAAATATCTAAATAAAGAAAACTTCAAGAAATTACATTTCAAATCCTCTATTACAGATTTAGAAGTAGAACTACCAAAAGGCCATATTTGGGCAGGTGGAGGAGAAAAGAATGATAAGGACACATATTTTGTAGCTAATATTCCAACAGAAGAAGTCTTTACTATGCCTCATAGAACTGGAGTAAATGGTGTAGTTAAAAATACTAAACCATTTAATTATAATGGCAATTTAATAGATGACTTTACACTTACACTTGAAAATGGTAAAGTTGTAGATTTTAAAGCAGAAAAGGGCTATGATGTACTTAAAAAAATGTTAGAAACTGATGAAGGAGCATTACATTTAGGTGAAGTTGCCTTGGTACCACATGATTCTCCTATATCAAATTTAGATACAATATTCTATAATACATTATTTGATGAAAATGCATCTTGTCATTTAGCTTTAGGAAAAGCATACCCTACATGTATAGAAAATGGAAGTGATATGGAAACAGAAGAGTTAACAGAAAAAGGTGCAAATGATTCACTTATACATGAAGATTTCATGATAGGTTCAGCTGATATGAATATAATAGCTGAAAAACAAAATGGTGAAAAAGTACAAATATTTAAAGATGGTAATTGGTCTATATAAAATTACAACCACTAGGACTTAACCTAGTGGTTTTTTGTTATTTAATCAATTCATTCATTTGTACAGCTATGTCTTTTAAGTTTTCAGCATTTGCCGAAAGTTCTTCACTCATTGCTGCACTTTGTTGAATTGATTGAATTAAAGTATTAAATTCTCCTATTGTACTTTCTGTATTTTCATAAATGTTTTCATTGAAATTTACTATTTCTTTTGTTTTATTAAGTTGTCCTTTAGTCATAACATTTATATTTTTTATAGTTTCAGTAAAATCTTTTAATTCTGATATCATATCTTTTACATTATGTACAGTATCACCTACTATATTATTTCCTTCAGTTATATGATTATTATTATTAGTCATTAAATCTTCTACATCAGAAATTTTTGTTTTTAACTCTGTAGTTATTCCAGCTACATCTTTCAACGAATGCTTAGTATTTTCAGCAAGTTTTCTTATTTCTTCAGCTACAACTACAAATCCTCTTCCAGATTCCCCAGCTCTAGCAGCTTCTATTGAAGCATTTAATGCAAGTAAATTAGTTTGTTCAGCAATATTTCCAATAATAACTAATATCTCATCTACTTCTTCAGCCTTATCCTGAAGTTTTCTTGTAGCATCAAAAGTGAATTCTATTCGTTCCTTTATTTTATTCATAATGTTAGATGCTTCATTTAATGATATTTCATTTTTATTGGATTTTTCTATAAGTTCTAAAGCTATACTTCTACTATTATTTGTTTTGTTATGTATACTCTCATTCTCTGATAGTAACTCATCTAATATATTTGTATTCTTTTTAGACTTATCTAACATAGAGTTACTCGATTGTAGTACATTATCACTAGTATAAGCTATTTCTTGCATAGCTGTACTTTCTTCTTCTGCTATAGTTGACACCATTTTACTAGAGTCTAATAATGAATCTGCAAATTCAGAAGTTCTATTAAAAATATTTGATATTTTTTGATTGTTATTTGCTAGTTCTTCTTCTCTTTTTTGTATTTGATTAAGTATATTAGAAGCAAACAATGTAAATATGAATATACCAAAAGAAGTTAGAGTAATTATTATTGCTCTGATTACAAATTCTTGTATTATCAATTCTTCTGATGGAAGTGTGTTAGAATTAAATGTAAATATAGCTATTTGGCTTATAATTCCAGTAATTATAAATGCAATATTTAATTTAACATCTAAAAATAATGCTCCTAAAATAATAAAGTAAAATATGCTCATCCATAATTCCTTAGATGGTATCATAAATACTAAATATAAGTAATTTATAAAAGTCATAATAAATATTATATACTTTAAAATATTAAAATTCTTTTTATTAAAATTTCCATTATCAACAGTCTTTCTATGCATTAAATAAAAAATAATAGATTCAACTATAATTAAAAGTCCAAATAAAGACAAATCTAACCATTTAATTGAACTATATAACCCTAAATATTTCATAACTGAAAAAGTTGTTGCAGCTAATAATCCACTTATTGAATAAATAATAAGTACAAATTTCAAAGTTTTTTTCTGATAATCTATTATTGTATTAGTATCTTCTCTCATATTAACCTCCTTCATAAACATTTACCATTTATAACTCAATGCTTGCATAGTATAACCTGCTGCAACAGAACAAAATACTATTAAATCATCTTCTATAAAATTTTCTTTTTCTAACCTTTCATTTAGAGCCATTATTGGACTGGCACTACCAGTATATCCATACTTATCTGCTATAAATGTAGCTTTTTCTAAAGTATTACCTAATTTTTCTAAAGTAACTTTTATATCGTCTTTAGAAAATTGTGACATAAAATAATGTGATACATTTTCTGGAGTATATTCATTTTCTTTTAGTAAGTTAACTACTAATTCTGACCACTCATCTGAAAGAAAACTAAAATCAAAAGGTTTCCATTGCATCTTTCTATCATAACTTGTTAGATTTGTATCAACTATATTTTCAAGGCCACATTCTGGAAATCTTATAGTATCATTGTAATTATCATCAGTAAACATTCTTGTTGCTAAAAATCCTCTTTGTTTGTCTTCTTCTATAGATTCTAAAATAATTGCAGCAGCACCATCTCCTACAATAGAATATGTAATCATATCATCTTCCCTAGCAAAAGGACTTAC
It encodes the following:
- a CDS encoding sodium-dependent transporter, with the translated sequence MGLGNLWKFPYNTGSNGGGAFVLLYILFLVIIGIPLMLAAITLGRKTELSVFGAYRSIDKRWAFVGTLAIICGFIILAFYSTVGGWVIFYLKSAIVGDLSTTDSAYLNSLFDNLLNSPIELLSYQFIFMIATILIVLKGISGGIEKASKIMMPALFIMIIIIAVRSITLKGGIEGIEFLFVPDFSKINMNVAMNALGQVFFSISIGIGTMITYGSYLDKKDNLLSTATLIPVLDTIIAILAGLAILPAVFALGFEPTDGPKLMFVTLPAVFSSMPFGYFFSLLFFILVLFAALTSSISMLEVAVSYFVDEKGKKRVPTTIITGGFIFLLGVPSSLSLGAWSFKVLGNLNFFDLYDKLASNILLTTGAFLLAIFVGWVLTPEKAIEEIESSKIEFKLAKIWSLLIKYVVPIAIGIILVNSYIDFIKSVLGIE
- a CDS encoding aminopeptidase; this translates as MNNFNELLKKYADIAINIGVNIQKDQILYINAPIESNEFVRALSRSAYDAGARDVMVNWNDDELALIRFLNAPDKAFKEFPQWKADGLAELAKDNAAFISITGNDPDIFKDVDPEKMATDTKTKLKALQEYRKYTMASKVAWCVIAAPSKAWAKKVIGIDDSEKAIEKLWDKIFKIVRVDREEPVEAWKEHTTNLENRVKYLNKENFKKLHFKSSITDLEVELPKGHIWAGGGEKNDKDTYFVANIPTEEVFTMPHRTGVNGVVKNTKPFNYNGNLIDDFTLTLENGKVVDFKAEKGYDVLKKMLETDEGALHLGEVALVPHDSPISNLDTIFYNTLFDENASCHLALGKAYPTCIENGSDMETEELTEKGANDSLIHEDFMIGSADMNIIAEKQNGEKVQIFKDGNWSI
- a CDS encoding EscE/YscE/SsaE family type III secretion system needle protein co-chaperone; its protein translation is MKNKMGNNQGKNARQRVQGVTGQLQSSVSELNQALSSVEKPENKQKIQNTLNSVNNALQSANDTLSNYKE
- a CDS encoding ketoacyl-ACP synthase III — its product is MYQNVLIKGVGSYNPTKEVKNKEVINHFKKYELDDHVTNLMKKLGRDIRKQADNNETMIGMGVKSAKKALKNANLSPEDIDIIISATDTPQYLMPSCALMMRNELKATNATSVFDLNNNCVGMISAIDVATRYLKTDKKFKRALIIGSLHVSPFAREDDMITYSIVGDGAAAIILESIEEDKQRGFLATRMFTDDNYNDTIRFPECGLENIVDTNLTSYDRKMQWKPFDFSFLSDEWSELVVNLLKENEYTPENVSHYFMSQFSKDDIKVTLEKLGNTLEKATFIADKYGYTGSASPIMALNERLEKENFIEDDLIVFCSVAAGYTMQALSYKW
- a CDS encoding S9 family peptidase encodes the protein MEKLKLDDFTKYKFLSGIKHGKEKGKLAFVVHNIDKEENKYLSNIWLYYKGNLRQITTFDKESSFIWLNDEEIIFSSNRDEIDKSKETKKEITKFYKININGGEAKKYFEIDKNVINIEKLTENKFIFTASYDKEDKNKDKKSFIELDEIPFWSNGSGYTNKKRSRLYIYDLEKEEYKALTDDITNIGEFSLNDNKDKVVFISNKFENKMDLTDSLYIYDIKNDELKNIDSNGFSYDYARFIKDDKLIINATNMKNYGINENGKFYTYDLNKDEMKCITPDFGKSVWNSVGSDVRYGASSSVKADGNYLYFITTENDSSYINRIDENGNIQKLVKNKGSVDGFSVKNGEIYFIGLRDLKLQEIYKLDEKEEIQISNFNNWLQKERTLSQVENYSVENDGITIDGFIIKPVNFDKSKKYPAILDIHGGPKTVYGNVFYHEMQYWANQGYVVFFCNPRGSDGKGNDFADIRGKYGTIDYDDIMKFTDKVLEQYSFIDKDKVGVTGGSYGGFMTNWIIGHTSRFRAAASQRSISNWTSMYSTTDIGYYFTEDQIGETPWSDNEKLWWHSPLKYADKVNTPTLFIHGEKDYRCWVVEGIQMFTALKYHNIESKLCIFKDENHELSRSGKPKSRIERLEQITNWFDKYLK
- a CDS encoding methyl-accepting chemotaxis protein, whose translation is MREDTNTIIDYQKKTLKFVLIIYSISGLLAATTFSVMKYLGLYSSIKWLDLSLFGLLIIVESIIFYLMHRKTVDNGNFNKKNFNILKYIIFIMTFINYLYLVFMIPSKELWMSIFYFIILGALFLDVKLNIAFIITGIISQIAIFTFNSNTLPSEELIIQEFVIRAIIITLTSFGIFIFTLFASNILNQIQKREEELANNNQKISNIFNRTSEFADSLLDSSKMVSTIAEEESTAMQEIAYTSDNVLQSSNSMLDKSKKNTNILDELLSENESIHNKTNNSRSIALELIEKSNKNEISLNEASNIMNKIKERIEFTFDATRKLQDKAEEVDEILVIIGNIAEQTNLLALNASIEAARAGESGRGFVVVAEEIRKLAENTKHSLKDVAGITTELKTKISDVEDLMTNNNNHITEGNNIVGDTVHNVKDMISELKDFTETIKNINVMTKGQLNKTKEIVNFNENIYENTESTIGEFNTLIQSIQQSAAMSEELSANAENLKDIAVQMNELIK